Genomic DNA from Arthrobacter sp. B1I2:
CTACCGGCCGGACATCGACGTGGCGTCCGTGGCAAGGAATGCGGCGGATGTGGCGGGATTCACACCTGTCGCCCCGGACACCGGCAACGCCTTCCGGCCAAATTACGCCCGGTGGGAAGCAGGGACCGGCAGCGGCGTGCCCACCTGGGAGGTTGGCTACCTGACTCCCAAGACGTCCTTCATCGCTTTGGTGCAGACCCGGAGTGCCAACCCCACCTGGCTCCTCCAGCAGACCAGGAACGCCCCCGTCACGGGTACCCGCAACGCCGGTGGCCAGGACTGGGAACTGCGGGACACCGGCAAGGGGGAAAAGTCGATGGTGCTGAACTACCGGGGCAGCACCGTTGTCCTCTCCGGCGCGGCGCAACTGGACGAATTCGCAACGCTGGCTGCCGCCGTCGTAAGTGCCCTCGAAAGCAACCCAGCCGTCACAGTTTCACCGTCGGCTGCCCCTGCACCGTAAGGTGGGGCCGTGACGACTAACCTGACCCCTGCACTGGCCTGGCGCCGCCTGCGCGAAGGCAACGAACGTTTCGTAAACGGCGAGTCCTCCCACCCCAACCAGAACGCCTCGCGGCGCTCGTCCCTGGTGGAGACCCAAAACCCCTTCGCGGTGATCTTCGGCTGCTCCGATTCGCGGCTCGCGGCGGAAATTATTTTCGACGTCGGCCTGGGCGACGTCTTCGTGGTCCGCACGGCCGGCCAAGTGATTGACGACGCCGTCCTCGGTTCCCTGGAGTACAGCGTCGGGGTGCTGAATGTGCCGCTGATCGTCATTCTTGGGCACGACAGCTGCGGCGCCGTTACAGCAACCAAGGAGGCCGTTGAGACCGGCGACATGCCCGCCGGCTTCATCCGCGACCTCGTGGAGCGCATCACGCCCTCCGTCCTGACATCCCTGCGCAACGACCAGCCCGAGGTCAATGACATGGTGGTGGAGCACGTCAAGCAGACGTCGCAGCGCCTTGCGGACAGCTCGCGTGTGATTTCCGACGCAATCGAGGGCGGCCGTACCGCCGTCGTTGGTCTTTCCTATCGCCTGGCAGAAGGCCGCGCGGACCTGGTTTACGGAATCGGCGAGCTCTAGGAGCCACGTGCCGGCGGTCCAGCGGGCCGCCGGCACCGCTGCCTTAACGGTTTTCGATGGGGCGCCGGATCGCCATAAGCTAGCCCCATGACTTCCACTGAAGAGTTCCGCATTGAACATGACACGATGGGCGAAGTCCGCGTCCCCGTGAACGCACTGTACCGCGCGCAGACGCAGCGGGCAGTGGAGAACTTCCCTATTTCCGGCAAGACCCTGGAACGCACCCACATCGAGGCGCTGGCCCGGGTCAAGAAGGCTGCCGCCCAGGCCAACGCAGAACTGGGCGTGCTCGACGGCGAGCTGGCCAAGGCGATTGCAGACGCTGCCGATGAGGTGGCTGCGGGCAAGTACGACGGCGACTTCCCCATCGACGTCTTCCAGACCGGCTCCGGCACCTCCTCGAACATGAACACCAACGAGGTAATCGCCGAACTGGCCACGCGTGCGCTGAAGGCCGCCGGCAGCGACAAGGTCGTCCACCCGAACGACCACGTCAATGCCTCGCAGTCCTCCAACGACGTGTTCCCCACCTCTGTACACGTGGCTGCCACCTCCGCGCTGATCAACGACCTCATTCCCGCCCTGGGCTACCTGGCAGAGTCGCTGGAGCGCAAGGCCGCTGAATTCAAGGACGTGGTGAAGTCCGGCCGCACCCACCTCATGGACGCCACCCCGGTGACGCTGGGCCAGGAGTTCGGCGGCTACGCCGCGCAGGTCCGTTATGGCATCGAGCGCATCAACGCCTCGCTCCCCCGTGTTGCCGAGGTTCCGCTGGGCGGCACCGCCGTGGGCACAGGCATCAACACCCCCGCCGGCTTCCCGGAGCGCGTCATCGAGCTGCTGGCCACCGACACCGGGCTCCCGCTGACCGAGGCCCGTGACCACTTCGAGGCCCAGGCCAACCGCGACGGCCTCATCGAAGCGTCCAGCCAGCTGCGCAACATCGCCATCTCGTTCATGAAGATCAACAACGACCTCCGCTGGATGGGCTCCGGCCCCAACACCGGCCTGGGCGAAATCGCCATCCCGGACCTGCAGCCCGGCTCCTCGATCATGCCCGGCAAGGTCAACCCCGTCATCTGCGAGGCGTCCATCATGGTTGCCGCCCAGGTCATCGGCAACGACACCGCCATCGCCTGGTCCGGCACCAACGGCGCCTTCGAGCTCAACGTGGGCATCCCCGTCATGGCAGCGAACCTGCTCGAGTCCACCCGACTGCTGGCCAACACCAGCCGGGTCATGGCGGACAAGATGATCGACGGCATCACCGCCAACGTGGAGCGCGCGCGCTTCCTGGCCGAGGCTTCCCCCTCCATCGTCACCCCGCTGAACAAGTACATCGGGTACGAGAACGCGGCCAAGATCGCCAAGACTGCAGTCAAGGAGGGCCTGACCATCCGCCAGGCCACCGAGAAGCTCGGCTTTGTCGGTGACGGCGAGGGCCAGGTTTCCGAGGCCAACCTCGAGAAGGCGCTGGATGTCACCACCATGACGGCTCCGGCGCACAAGGCTTAGACCCTGCCCTAACCGCACAAGTACGACGGCGGTCGCCCACCTTCCCAGCGAAGGTGCGCGGCCGCCGTCGTTCTTTACCCCGAGAGTTTTTGGGCACGTACGAGGACTTCGAGGCAGCCCAAGTCCTGGTATCTGTCCAAAAACTCGGAGGCCGGCTTGGGCAAAGTTGCACTGAACTTCTACAAGTGCAAAACTTTACTTTATGAATGTGAGTGCAACTTCCGAGTCTGGTCTCCGCGGGCGTAAACGGGCAGCCACCCGCAGCGCCATCACTTCGACGGCCCGGGCCCTGACCGCTGAACGCGGCCTCAACGGCTACACCGTGGAGGAAGTGTGCGCCGCCGCCGGCATTTCGCGCCGCACCTTCTTCAATTACTTCCCCACCAAGGAAGATGCCATCATCGGCCACTCGGAAGATGACATCCCGGCAGGGGTCATCGATGAGTTCGTTGCCGGCGGCGCCGATTCCCCCACAGGCGAAATCTCCCCCACCCTCTTCCGCGACCTGGTCAGGCTCTCACTCCGCCTGGCAGAGGGCATGTCAGCCTCCGAGGAGGAGACCCGGCAGCTGATCGGCGTAGTCCACAAGGAACCGCAGCTCATCCTGCGGATCATCGGTGTGACCGAGCAGCGGGAGGCCCAGTTCGCCCGGGATGTGGCCCGCCGCGAAGGAGTGGCCCCGGACCACCCCGTGGTGCAGATGGCCGTGGTATTGCTCAGCACCATCGCACGCAAGAGCAGCATGGCCTACTTCTCCGACGGCAACACCCGCAGCTATCCGGACCTGCTGCTGGAGAACATTTCCGCAGCCAGCGTCCTCTTTTCCCAACCGTTCGATATCCCGGGCACCAACGCCGTCCCGGACACCAGCGCCGCAAAAGGACAATCATGAGTACCGCCACGACCAGGACAGCGGCAGGGCCCCTGCTGCTGACGCAAAAACGCATCTGGATCATCTTCTCCGCACTGATTGCGGGCATGCTCCTCTCCAGCCTGGACCAGACCATCGTCTCCACGGCCATGCCCACCATTGTGGGCAAGCTGGGCGGCGTGGAGCACCAGGCGTGGATCACCACGGCCTACCTGCTGGCCACCACCATCGTGATGCCCATCTACGGCAAGTTCGGTGACATCCTGGGCCGGCGCAACCTCTTCCTGGTGGCCATCGCGCTCTTCACCCTGGCGTCAGTGGGCTGCGCACTGGCCGTCGATTTCTGGGGCTTTGTCATCTTCCGCGCCATCCAGGGCCTGGGCGGCGGGGGCCTGATGATCCTTTCCCAGGCGATCATCGCCGACATCGTGCCCGCCAAGGAGCGCGGCAAGTACATGGGCCCCCTCGGCGCCATCTTCGGACTCTCAGCCGTGGCCGGCCCGCTGCTGGGCGGCTTCTTCGTGGACCACCTCACCTGGGAATGGGCCTTCTACATCAACATCCCGGTGGGCCTCGCGGCGTTCGCCATCGCCTGGTTCGCCCTGACACTGCCCAACAAGAAGGCCGAAAAGCGGATCGACGTCCTGGGCGTTGTGCTGCTGTCCGCCGCCACCACCTGCCTGATCTTCTTCACCGACTTTGGCGGCAAGAAGGACGAGGGCTGGGATTCGCCCCTGACCTGGGCCTTTGGCGCCGGCCTGCTGGTGTCTGCTGCCGCCTTCGTCATGGTGGAGCGGCGCGCCGAGGATCCCATCATCCCCCTGGGCCTGTTCCGCAACCGGATCTTCATCAATGCCACGGCCATCGGTTTCACCCTGGGCCTGGGCATGTTCTCCGCCATCGCGTTCGTCCCCACCTTCCTGCAGATGTCCTCCGGCACGTCGGCTGCCGAATCCGGCCTGCTGATGTTGCCGATGATGGCGGGCCTCATGGGCACATCCATCTATTCGGGCATCCGGATCTCCAGGACCGGCAAGTACAAGATGTTCCCCATCCTGGGCGCCGCGCTCACCATGGCCGCCATGCTGTGGATGACCACCCTTACCGCTGCCACGCCCATCTGGGTGATCTGCGTCCAGCTGTTCCTCTTCGGCGCAGGCTTGGGCCTGATCATGCAGGTGGTGGTCCTGGTGGTGCAGAACTCCGTCCCGGCCGACCAGATCGGCACCGCCACCAGCACCAACAACTACTTCCGCGAGGTGGGTGCAGCCATGGGCGTGGCCGTGTTCGGCTCCATCTTCACCACCCGCCTTTCGGAAGCACTCACCAACGCATTCACCGGTGCAGGTGCCTCCGCCGAACAGGCCGGGCAGTCCACCCGGACCCTGGATCCGCAGGCCCTGAACCAGCTCCCGGAGCAGCTGCGTGACGCCATCGTGAACGCCTACGCCGATTCGCTGGCACCGGTGTTCTGGTACCTGCTCCCCTTCATTGCCGTGGCGCTGCTCCTGGCCGTCACGCTGAAGCAGATCCCGCTGTCGGACACCGCGGGTATGGTGGCACGCGGCGAGGCAGTCGGCGGCGAAGAAGCCGAGCGGCTCGCCGCCGGCCTGCCTGCCGCTCCTGCCGAGGCCCGCGTCCACGCTGCGGGGGCAGCGCCAGAGGTACGGGAGGGCTCAGAGGTTAAGGACGACGACGGCGAGCTGGTTTCCCCGGGCGCCTGACCGCCGTCGGACGGCCGGCTTTGCCGCAGCCGGCTTAGCTGCCGGCCGCTGGCGGCATCAGGGCTCGAAGTGGACGGCTACGGAGGGTGCCAGCGCCTGGCGGATGCTGGTGAGGTGGCCGGGCATGAGGTCGGGGAGTTCGTCCGGAGTGAACCAGCCGACGGCCAGGGATTCGTCGTCATTGACCCGGGCCTCGCCGGTGACGTAACGGCACAGGAAAACCACATCCAGGAACTCGCAGACATCGCCGTTGGGGTAGGTGACCGGACCCACGGCGCCGACGGAAACCACACGCTCAGCCTCTGCCACCACGGCCGTTTCCTCGAAGATCTCCCGGACCAGGCCCCGGGCAGGCTGCTCCCCCGGGTCCAGCATGCCGCTGATAAGCGCCCACTGGCGGTTGTCGGCCCGTTGGGCCAGCAGGATCCTGCCGGCATCATCAACCACCACGCCACGGACGCCGGGAACCCAGAGGGGGTCGTTGCCGATCTTCTTGCGCAGCTTCAGGACATATTCGGGTGCAGGCATACCGCCAGCCTACCGAACGGCTGTTGAAACCAGCCCGGAGAGCGACTGGGAACAGTCCGGGCTGTTCAGGCGGGCAGCAGCATGGCGGCGGCGGCCCCGGCAAGCATGAACGGGCCAAACGGTATGGCGGACTTCAGTGTCCCCCGCCGCGCGGCCAGGAGCGCCAGGGACCACAGCCCACCCAGCAGGAACGCCAGGAAGGTGCCCGCGAACAGGTGCCCCCAACTGAGGTAGCCAAGGTACATACCGAGAACTCCCGCGAGCTTGACGTCGCCAAACCCCATGCCGGGCGGATAGATGAAACGCAGGACAAAATAGAACAGCCACAGGATTCCGGCCCCGGCCACCACGCGGAGGGCAGGGATGGCCAGTATCGCGGTGGTGCCTGTGCCCGGGAAGGGTCCGGCCCAGGCAACCGCGGCTGCGGCCAGGAGGAGCGCCCCGGCCACCGCGTAGGACGGGAACACGATCCTGTTGGGCAGGAGGTGGTGGCGGACATCGATGACGGTGAGCCGGACCGCCATCACCGCAAAGTACAGGCACGCCGCCAGTACCAGCCAGAAAGCAAGCGGGGTGTCCTGCCAGAGTTCGCCCAGTCGTCCGATCACCCCTCGGATGCTACTGGATCCACCCATTCCGGCCGTAGTACCCGCGCGTAAGATGTGGATATGTCGACCTGGGACTCCCTGCGCCGGCCGGTTCCGGGCACTCCTCCAGACCCCGTGGACCTGGCCGCGATGTTCCGGAACCTGTGCCGCTCTTCCCCCTGGAAGTGGCAGTCGCTGCGTTTCGAGTATTGGGACCAGGCTTTTGAACCAGCACCCGGTCCTGGCGCGCCTTTTGTCCGCGCCTGGCTGCGCCGTCCCGGGGCACTCCGCCTGGAAAGCCCCGAGGGCCTGGTCCTGCACAGCACCACGGGAATCAACGATTCCCGCGACGTCCTTTACGTGAGCGCCACCCGTAAGTCCTGGCTCCTCCCACCGCACCTGGTCACGCCTGTGTACGACGACGCCGGGCTGGTGCGCCGCCGGCCCGAAGCCGCGTACGGCGAACCCGGGTTCGGCAACGGGCGCTTTTCAGCGGCGCTGGACCCCGTGGAGCTCGCCGGCAATTCCCCAGTGCCCATCGAGTTTCCGGGCAGCAACGCGCTGGACATCTTGGATGTCCGGCACGGCGAACACGAGGGCAGGCCTGTCGTTGAAGCGGTGGTGGTCCCCAACGCCGCTTACCGCCCCGGTGATCCCGCATCTCCCTTGTGCCTCCCTGGCGCGTCCCGCCTCCGTGTGGACGCAGGCACCGGTGTCTGTGTCTCCAGCCAGTCGTTGGAGCAGGAGACGGCGGGATATGGCCACTGGATCCGGATCATCGCCGTGGACGAGTACATGCTCGATGACCTGTTCCTGGCCCAGTCCATGAACCTCACGGACGTCCGGCGGCATATCAGTTGGGACATCCCCGCCCGAGCGTGACAGGTGACTAGGGAACCGATGGGCTAGGCTTCGCGGATGACTACCCTTGGCTCCGTCTGGCCGCTGTTCGACCTCACTCTGACCACGCCGCGGCTGGAGCTCCGCCCCATCCAGGACCACGAGATCCCGGCAGCTGTGGCGGCGGCCCGGGGCGGAATCCACGACGCCGGCAGGAATCCGTTCAGCACTCCCTGGACAGAACTTGCCGACGAAGAGTTGGGCCCCAACATGGCCCGCTGGTACTGGCGCTGCCGGGCTGAATGCACCCCGGAGAGCTGGACGCTGCTCCTCGGCATCTGGCACGAAGGCGGGTTTGTCGGCTGCCAGGACGTAGGGGCCAAGGACTTCGCGGCCGTGAGGACAGTCACCACGGGATCCTGGCTGAAGCAGTCCGTCCAAGGCCGCGGCCTGGGCAAGGAGATGCGTGCCGCCGTCGTCCTCTGGGCCTTTGACTGGCTCGGGGCAGAAGCCGCCGAATCCGAGGCAGCCGCCTGGAACAGCGCCTCCCGAGGCGTCTCCCGCTCCCTCGGCTACGAGCTGAACGGGATCACCAGGAAGGCCTGGGGCCCGAAGGTCGAAACAGTCCAGCACGTCCGCCTCACCCCGGAAACCTTCAAAAGGCCCGACTGGACCCTGAAAGTCGAGGGCCACGAAGCAGCGGCGAAGTTCCTCGGCGCAAGCTGAGTGCATGCCCGGGGGCTGGGTTCGTCGGGCCACGGTCCTTCTCCGTCGCTTAGCGCGGAGGTCCCTTCCCAAGGCTCGCAAGCTCGCCTCGGGTCCCTCGGGACGCCGCTTCCTCCGGACGCGCCGCTCTGGTCGGCGATGTGCTCCTACGCGAAGGACTCGGACCGTACGTGTGCCAAGGCTCGCCTTGCAGGAGGAAGAAAGGCTCGAGCGGGGTTGCGGTCCTTCTCGTAGGAGCGCATCGCGACGCATCGGCCGCTGGAGGTCGCTCAGCGACCGAAGGCGGCCCTATGCGGTGTGTCTAAGCGACGGAGAAGGGCCGTATCCCCGCGAACCCAATCACGGAGACGCACAAGGGCCGAAGCCTCGCGAACCCGGCCACGGCCCTTCAGCGAGTGTCGCTAACCTTCCAGGAGTTCCGTGACGAGAGCTGCGATGGGCGAACGCTCTGAACGGGTCAGGGTGACGTGGCCGAAGAGGGGGTGTCCTTTCAGGGTTTCGACGACGGCGGCGATTCCGTCGTGGCGTCCGACGCGGAGGTTGTCGCGCTGGGCGACGTCGTGGGTGAGAACGATCTTGGAGTTCTGGCCGATGCGGCTCATGACGGTTAGGAGGACGTTCTTTTCGAGGGACTGGGCCTCGTCAACGATCACAAAGGCATCGTGGAGGGAGCGTCCGCGGATGTGGGTCAGGGGCATGACCTCGAGCATGCCGCGGTCCATGACCTCCTCCACCACTTCCTGGCTGACCAGGGCGCCGAGGGTGTCGAAGACGGCCTGCGCCCACGGGTTCATTTTCTCCGACTCCGAGCCCGGCAGGTAGCCAAGTTCCTGGCCGCCCACGGCGTAGAGGGGCCGGAAAACGATCACTTTGCGGTGTTCGCGGCGTTCCAGCACAGCCTCAAGGCCGGCACACAGGGCAAGCGCTGACTTGCCGGTGCCGGCTCGGCCTCCGATGGAAACAATGCCGACGGCGGGATCCATCAGCATGTCGATGGCCAGCCGCTGCTCGGCGGACCGGCCGTGGAGGCCGAATACGTCGCGGTCGCCCTTGACCAGGCGCACCTGCTTGTCGGGGCCAACGCGGGCCAGCGCAGAGCCGCGGTTGGAGAGCAGGACCAGCCCGGTGTTAACGGGCAGTTCGGCGGCGGCTGGAATGAAGACGGGTTCGTGGCCGTACAGGGTGGAGATTTCCTGTTCGTTGGCTTCGATTTCGGCGACCCCCGTCCATCCGGAGTCCTTGACCAGTTCGTTGCGGTACTCGTCAGCGGTGAGCCCCATCGCGGAAGCTTTGACCCGCATGGGCAGGTCCTTGGACACCACGGTGACGTTCCGTCCCTCGTTGGCCAGATTCTTGGCGACGGCGAGAATGCGGCTGTCGTTGTCCCCGCTGCGGAACCCCAACGGCAGCACCTCGGCGGAGATGTGGTTGAGCTCCACCATGAGCGTTCCGCCCTCGTCACCGATGGGAAGGGCCTGGTTGAGGCCGCCGTGCTTGACCCGGAGGTCGTCCAGGAGCCGCAGGGCTTTCCGGGCGAAGTAGCCAAGTTCGGGGTCGTGCCGCTTGGCTTCGAGTTCGGTGATGACCACGAGTGGAACCACTACCTCATGCTCAGCGAACCGCAGGAGGGCACGCGGGTCGGAGAGCAGGACGGAGGTGTCGATGACGAAGGTATGGATGTCGGCTTCCCTTCCGGAGACAGCAAAACCGGCCGCAGCATCAGTTGCTGCGCCGGTTTCAAAGGTGGCTCGCTCGGCGCGAGAGGTAGCTTTTCCGCCCTGTCCAAACAGGACCTCGGGCAGTTGTTCAGAAGTAGCCACATCGACTCCAGCCCCGGGCACCAGCCCGGATTTGTTAGTGGTGAGGCGGCTCGGCCAGGAGGCCGGGTGCGGCCTCCCATACAACCGGTGCGATGTTCCGCTCCATGTACTGGCCTCCCCGATCAGCCGGCGGTTTTGCCTGCTGATGGATATAACGTAAATCCACCCGGGGTGATTTGCGCAACCATTACTCGGCGATTTCCGTTGCAGGTGTATGAACTCGTTATGAACCGGGGGTTTCAGGTGCCAAAGCGCCGCTGCCGGCCGGCGTAGTCCCGAAGGGCACGGAGGAAGTCCACCTTGCGGAAGGCGGGCCACAGGGCCTCGCAAAAGTAGAACTCGCTGTAGGCGCTCTGCCACATGAGGAAGCCGGAGAGGCGCTGCTCCCCCGACGTCCTGATCACCAGGTCCGGGTCCGGCTGGCCGCGGGTGTAAAGGAAGCGTGAAATGTCATCAACACACAGGTCATCGGCAAGCCTGGAGATGTCCATGCCCTTGGCGACGGCGTCGTGCAGGAGTTCGCGGACGGCGTCGACAATTTCACGGCGGCCCCCATACCCCACGGCGACGTTGACGTGGATCTTTTCCCGCACGGGGGTCCTGGCCGTGAGCTTGTTGAGGCGCTCGGCCAGGTAGTCCGGAAGCAGTTCGGGTGCACCCATGGCGTGCACGGAGATGTTTGCGTCTTCGTCCAGCCGGTCCAGGGTGTTGGCGATGATGCCCATCAGGAGATCCAGTTCCTCGCTGGAGCGGTTCATGTTGTCCGTTGACAGCATGTACAGCGTCACTACTTTGACGCCCAGTTCCTGGCACCAGCCAAGGAATTCGTGGATCTTGTCCGCTCCGGCCTGATGGCCCTGGCTGGTGGGGGCGTTGAACTGCTTCGCCCAGCGCCGGTTGCCGTCCACCATGACGCCGATGTGGCGGGGAATGCGGTCCCGCGGGAGGTCCTTGAGCAGCCGGCGCTCGTAGTAGCCATAGAGGAACCCGGGCAACTCCACGCGTCCACTCACCTGACTTTCCTGCCGTACGTACATCCACATCCTAGGCTACCGTCCTGGGCAGGCCAGGACCGGGAGCACCGTGGCGCCGTCCCGCCCCACATGTTACTCACGGGTAACCTACGGGTCCGTAAGTTATTCTGGTGCCATGAACAGCGACTCCCCGCAGGCCTCCCGAGCCCCCCAGCCGGAGGACAGGAACGCCGGCCCGGAACCGGAGCCCCGTGCCATGGATGACGCCGCCGTCCGACTGGCGGAACTACTGATGATCAAGCCGAAGTGGCGGGGTTGGATCCACACCGTCACGGCCCCGCTCGCCCTGGCCGCCGGCATCATCCTGGTTGCCCTGGCTCCCACCGTGGACCGCAGGATCACGTCCGCCATCTATGCCGCCACCGGCGTCTTGCTGTTCGGCGTCAGCGCCGTCTACCACCGCGGCAACTGGTCGCCTCGAGTCAAGCTCGTCCTGAAGCGGCTGGACCACACCAACATCATGCTGGTGATCGCCGGAACCTATACACC
This window encodes:
- a CDS encoding TetR/AcrR family transcriptional regulator; the protein is MNVSATSESGLRGRKRAATRSAITSTARALTAERGLNGYTVEEVCAAAGISRRTFFNYFPTKEDAIIGHSEDDIPAGVIDEFVAGGADSPTGEISPTLFRDLVRLSLRLAEGMSASEEETRQLIGVVHKEPQLILRIIGVTEQREAQFARDVARREGVAPDHPVVQMAVVLLSTIARKSSMAYFSDGNTRSYPDLLLENISAASVLFSQPFDIPGTNAVPDTSAAKGQS
- a CDS encoding MDR family MFS transporter, with the protein product MSTATTRTAAGPLLLTQKRIWIIFSALIAGMLLSSLDQTIVSTAMPTIVGKLGGVEHQAWITTAYLLATTIVMPIYGKFGDILGRRNLFLVAIALFTLASVGCALAVDFWGFVIFRAIQGLGGGGLMILSQAIIADIVPAKERGKYMGPLGAIFGLSAVAGPLLGGFFVDHLTWEWAFYINIPVGLAAFAIAWFALTLPNKKAEKRIDVLGVVLLSAATTCLIFFTDFGGKKDEGWDSPLTWAFGAGLLVSAAAFVMVERRAEDPIIPLGLFRNRIFINATAIGFTLGLGMFSAIAFVPTFLQMSSGTSAAESGLLMLPMMAGLMGTSIYSGIRISRTGKYKMFPILGAALTMAAMLWMTTLTAATPIWVICVQLFLFGAGLGLIMQVVVLVVQNSVPADQIGTATSTNNYFREVGAAMGVAVFGSIFTTRLSEALTNAFTGAGASAEQAGQSTRTLDPQALNQLPEQLRDAIVNAYADSLAPVFWYLLPFIAVALLLAVTLKQIPLSDTAGMVARGEAVGGEEAERLAAGLPAAPAEARVHAAGAAPEVREGSEVKDDDGELVSPGA
- a CDS encoding class II fumarate hydratase; the protein is MTSTEEFRIEHDTMGEVRVPVNALYRAQTQRAVENFPISGKTLERTHIEALARVKKAAAQANAELGVLDGELAKAIADAADEVAAGKYDGDFPIDVFQTGSGTSSNMNTNEVIAELATRALKAAGSDKVVHPNDHVNASQSSNDVFPTSVHVAATSALINDLIPALGYLAESLERKAAEFKDVVKSGRTHLMDATPVTLGQEFGGYAAQVRYGIERINASLPRVAEVPLGGTAVGTGINTPAGFPERVIELLATDTGLPLTEARDHFEAQANRDGLIEASSQLRNIAISFMKINNDLRWMGSGPNTGLGEIAIPDLQPGSSIMPGKVNPVICEASIMVAAQVIGNDTAIAWSGTNGAFELNVGIPVMAANLLESTRLLANTSRVMADKMIDGITANVERARFLAEASPSIVTPLNKYIGYENAAKIAKTAVKEGLTIRQATEKLGFVGDGEGQVSEANLEKALDVTTMTAPAHKA
- the trhA gene encoding PAQR family membrane homeostasis protein TrhA, with translation MNSDSPQASRAPQPEDRNAGPEPEPRAMDDAAVRLAELLMIKPKWRGWIHTVTAPLALAAGIILVALAPTVDRRITSAIYAATGVLLFGVSAVYHRGNWSPRVKLVLKRLDHTNIMLVIAGTYTPLAWTLLERQQAVVLLWVIWAGAILGVLFRLLWTDAPRWLYVPIYIALGCGALFYLPQFFQASIPAAVLICVGGVLYITGAVFYALKRPNFSYHHFGFHELFHAFTVFAFTAHFVAIALAILS
- a CDS encoding PhoH family protein translates to MATSEQLPEVLFGQGGKATSRAERATFETGAATDAAAGFAVSGREADIHTFVIDTSVLLSDPRALLRFAEHEVVVPLVVITELEAKRHDPELGYFARKALRLLDDLRVKHGGLNQALPIGDEGGTLMVELNHISAEVLPLGFRSGDNDSRILAVAKNLANEGRNVTVVSKDLPMRVKASAMGLTADEYRNELVKDSGWTGVAEIEANEQEISTLYGHEPVFIPAAAELPVNTGLVLLSNRGSALARVGPDKQVRLVKGDRDVFGLHGRSAEQRLAIDMLMDPAVGIVSIGGRAGTGKSALALCAGLEAVLERREHRKVIVFRPLYAVGGQELGYLPGSESEKMNPWAQAVFDTLGALVSQEVVEEVMDRGMLEVMPLTHIRGRSLHDAFVIVDEAQSLEKNVLLTVMSRIGQNSKIVLTHDVAQRDNLRVGRHDGIAAVVETLKGHPLFGHVTLTRSERSPIAALVTELLEG
- a CDS encoding DUF4245 domain-containing protein yields the protein MQEATSPSSGQAQPDGRPGAAGSSADTPVKPVIPAAAAKRANASVIGMIIALVLSIAAFLPVVLMNPQPKNEGYRPDIDVASVARNAADVAGFTPVAPDTGNAFRPNYARWEAGTGSGVPTWEVGYLTPKTSFIALVQTRSANPTWLLQQTRNAPVTGTRNAGGQDWELRDTGKGEKSMVLNYRGSTVVLSGAAQLDEFATLAAAVVSALESNPAVTVSPSAAPAP
- a CDS encoding isoprenyl transferase; amino-acid sequence: MELPGFLYGYYERRLLKDLPRDRIPRHIGVMVDGNRRWAKQFNAPTSQGHQAGADKIHEFLGWCQELGVKVVTLYMLSTDNMNRSSEELDLLMGIIANTLDRLDEDANISVHAMGAPELLPDYLAERLNKLTARTPVREKIHVNVAVGYGGRREIVDAVRELLHDAVAKGMDISRLADDLCVDDISRFLYTRGQPDPDLVIRTSGEQRLSGFLMWQSAYSEFYFCEALWPAFRKVDFLRALRDYAGRQRRFGT
- a CDS encoding carbonic anhydrase encodes the protein MTTNLTPALAWRRLREGNERFVNGESSHPNQNASRRSSLVETQNPFAVIFGCSDSRLAAEIIFDVGLGDVFVVRTAGQVIDDAVLGSLEYSVGVLNVPLIVILGHDSCGAVTATKEAVETGDMPAGFIRDLVERITPSVLTSLRNDQPEVNDMVVEHVKQTSQRLADSSRVISDAIEGGRTAVVGLSYRLAEGRADLVYGIGEL
- a CDS encoding GNAT family N-acetyltransferase translates to MTTLGSVWPLFDLTLTTPRLELRPIQDHEIPAAVAAARGGIHDAGRNPFSTPWTELADEELGPNMARWYWRCRAECTPESWTLLLGIWHEGGFVGCQDVGAKDFAAVRTVTTGSWLKQSVQGRGLGKEMRAAVVLWAFDWLGAEAAESEAAAWNSASRGVSRSLGYELNGITRKAWGPKVETVQHVRLTPETFKRPDWTLKVEGHEAAAKFLGAS
- a CDS encoding NUDIX hydrolase; protein product: MPAPEYVLKLRKKIGNDPLWVPGVRGVVVDDAGRILLAQRADNRQWALISGMLDPGEQPARGLVREIFEETAVVAEAERVVSVGAVGPVTYPNGDVCEFLDVVFLCRYVTGEARVNDDESLAVGWFTPDELPDLMPGHLTSIRQALAPSVAVHFEP
- a CDS encoding prepilin peptidase, coding for MIGRLGELWQDTPLAFWLVLAACLYFAVMAVRLTVIDVRHHLLPNRIVFPSYAVAGALLLAAAAVAWAGPFPGTGTTAILAIPALRVVAGAGILWLFYFVLRFIYPPGMGFGDVKLAGVLGMYLGYLSWGHLFAGTFLAFLLGGLWSLALLAARRGTLKSAIPFGPFMLAGAAAAMLLPA